From a single Couchioplanes caeruleus genomic region:
- a CDS encoding thioesterase domain-containing protein, with amino-acid sequence MATAAPARCRGGPAGGTGSMGGEAQRAALTARLGVPREGAVRAGGPVVSFGTTGRVSAFALPAVGGTVHEYAALARSLDGTCRLHGIEADGLYAGATPPGSLDAMVARTVELVRRSQPDGPYRLIGWAGGGIVAYETARRLEAEGGTVALVALIDSPYRTDRWRPDPADDLAALFAGEVLRGLGRPARVLPRLSAAQHLALLADHLADRPAPPGTLLSDLERWYAVFVARTAALSGYRAAGHLAAAALLVSAHGSQDWAPYWRGRFHGGVRELSTTAGHYGILHPPAVASTAAAIRAVLS; translated from the coding sequence ATGGCTACGGCCGCCCCGGCCCGGTGCCGGGGCGGCCCCGCGGGAGGAACGGGATCGATGGGCGGCGAGGCGCAACGGGCGGCGCTGACGGCCCGGCTGGGCGTGCCTCGCGAGGGCGCGGTACGGGCGGGCGGCCCCGTCGTGTCGTTCGGCACGACCGGGCGGGTGTCCGCGTTCGCCCTGCCCGCGGTGGGCGGGACGGTGCACGAGTACGCCGCCCTCGCCCGCAGCCTCGACGGGACCTGCCGCCTCCACGGGATCGAGGCGGACGGCCTGTACGCCGGGGCCACCCCGCCGGGCTCCCTCGACGCCATGGTCGCCCGCACCGTGGAGCTCGTCCGGCGCAGCCAGCCGGACGGGCCGTACCGGTTGATCGGCTGGGCCGGCGGCGGGATCGTCGCGTACGAGACGGCCCGGCGGCTGGAGGCGGAGGGCGGCACGGTCGCGCTGGTGGCGCTGATCGACTCGCCGTACCGCACGGACCGGTGGCGGCCGGATCCGGCGGACGACCTCGCGGCGCTGTTCGCCGGTGAGGTTCTGCGGGGCCTGGGCCGCCCGGCGCGCGTGCTGCCCCGGTTGTCGGCGGCGCAGCATCTGGCCCTGCTCGCGGACCACCTGGCCGATCGCCCGGCCCCGCCCGGGACCCTGCTGAGCGACCTCGAACGCTGGTACGCCGTCTTCGTGGCACGGACCGCCGCGTTGTCCGGATACCGCGCGGCCGGCCACCTCGCCGCGGCGGCACTTCTGGTGTCCGCGCACGGTTCCCAGGACTGGGCGCCGTACTGGCGTGGCCGGTTCCACGGGGGTGTCCGGGAGCTCTCCACCACCGCCGGGCACTACGGCATCCTGCATCCGCCCGCGGTGGCCTCGACCGCGGCGGCCATCCGGGCGGTGCTGTCATGA